A section of the Streptomyces sp. CG1 genome encodes:
- a CDS encoding DNA-binding response regulator, whose amino-acid sequence MAKSIEEKSPGDPDEYDYDHAERFEQELLRAHALIESTVALHRRTGSPSSLARTHAAPVGESLEALISRARHTMCVTLTGSGEFAKAALRLLPGIPAGVTVRVLCATETVNSLSAPPDPPPGVRLEVRVAEQDLCECLVVDGISTLVRPAEQTTDHTTLVNDRAAVRAVELLFAGAWSRGRRLEDLLQVHKRLRTDLARKILVRLSEGKTDKVAACELGISLRTYRRYVAEFLHEFEVDSRFQAGVRAVELGLLPMSPGPEPGAGKGAVRRGR is encoded by the coding sequence GTGGCAAAGAGCATCGAGGAGAAGAGTCCGGGGGATCCGGACGAGTACGACTACGACCACGCCGAACGTTTCGAGCAGGAGCTCCTCCGCGCCCACGCGTTGATCGAGTCCACAGTCGCCCTGCACCGCCGCACAGGCAGCCCTTCTTCACTTGCCCGCACCCATGCGGCTCCGGTCGGCGAGAGCCTGGAAGCGCTCATCAGCCGCGCCCGCCACACCATGTGCGTCACCCTGACCGGCAGCGGCGAGTTCGCCAAGGCCGCCCTGCGCCTGCTGCCCGGCATCCCGGCCGGCGTCACCGTCCGCGTGCTGTGCGCCACCGAGACCGTGAACTCCCTGTCGGCACCGCCGGATCCGCCCCCCGGCGTCCGGCTGGAAGTGCGGGTGGCCGAGCAGGACCTGTGCGAGTGCCTGGTGGTCGACGGCATCTCCACGCTGGTGCGACCCGCCGAGCAGACCACCGATCACACCACCCTGGTGAACGACAGAGCCGCGGTACGCGCCGTGGAACTCCTCTTCGCGGGCGCCTGGTCCCGGGGGCGCAGACTGGAGGACCTCCTCCAGGTGCACAAACGGCTCCGCACCGACCTGGCCAGGAAGATCCTCGTGCGGCTGAGTGAGGGCAAGACGGACAAGGTGGCGGCCTGTGAACTCGGCATCTCCCTGCGCACCTACCGGCGCTACGTCGCCGAATTTCTCCATGAGTTCGAAGTGGACTCACGCTTCCAGGCGGGCGTACGCGCGGTGGAACTCGGACTTCTGCCGATGTCGCCGGGGCCGGAACCCGGTGCGGGAAAGGGTGCGGTGAGGCGTGGGCGGTAG
- a CDS encoding alpha/beta fold hydrolase yields the protein MNTSHQGDPRPSNITDLLTRAARNQPEAGLGYCLGGADAPYEFQTHTELLHEACCLLTALRGHGLVSQDKVVLILERPREFLTAFWACVLGGFVPCPTVAQRTDPARWSGQLTHLDALLEHPLVLTSSSLAVELPPVDGLRIATFDSLRGAEPADDVHQALPGDTAVLMLTSGSTGDSKAVRLSHANLLASMTGKNGYHRLSAADTTFNWVSFDHVAALLECHLLPLYTGSRQWHTEASVILTEPLEFLRLLSRHRVTMTFSPNFLLGQLNSPEAAERARAESLDLSPLRQLISGGEAVVTTTGRAFLDRFGPYGLGPGTLWPAFGMTETCAGSIYNLGFPEDDRGQEFAAVGTPVEGLRIRVVDEHDRALPDGETGELQLSGPVITSGYHNNAQATADAFTDDGWFRTGDLGRITAGRLTLVGRSKDSIIVNGVNYFSHEIESVLEQLDGVAGSYVAVFPVRPEHSDTEQLVVAFHPETADDDENALHRVLTAVRSTVVMQWGFRPGLILPLDKAAFPRTSLGKIQRTLMRRRLEAGAYDTTVHAIAELGTRMLGGYTAPDGGTERELCAMYAEMFAIAPESVSATANFFDLGGTSLDILRLRSKVAQRLGVPGLQVIDLLTAPTVRSLAERLTQRSTPGAAPAYDPVVPMQPGGTKTPLFCVHPGVGEVLVFVNLAKYFAGDRPFYALRARGFNEGEKPFATFEEMVDTYVAAIRERQPHGPYAVAGYSYGGAVAFEIAKALQSQGEQVDFVGSFNLPPHIKYRMEELDFVETATNLAFFLGLIDKQQSLELPGRLRGLPREKQLERLLNAAPQSRLAELDLDLEKFAAWSELADRLTDLGRGYEPGGTVRSMTVFYAIPLRGTKQDWLANELRRWDEYTTEDNRYIEVPGEHYTLMGPHHVAEFQGILRRELDRAMGEA from the coding sequence GTGAACACGTCACACCAGGGCGACCCGCGTCCCTCGAACATCACCGACCTCCTCACCCGGGCAGCACGTAACCAGCCGGAAGCCGGGCTCGGTTACTGCCTGGGGGGCGCCGACGCGCCGTATGAATTCCAAACCCACACGGAGCTCCTGCACGAAGCGTGCTGTCTGCTCACGGCACTGCGGGGGCATGGTCTGGTCTCCCAGGACAAGGTGGTGCTCATCCTGGAACGGCCGCGGGAGTTCCTCACCGCCTTCTGGGCCTGCGTCCTCGGTGGATTCGTACCGTGCCCGACCGTCGCTCAACGCACCGATCCGGCTCGCTGGTCCGGCCAACTCACCCACTTGGACGCCCTGCTGGAGCACCCACTGGTCCTCACCAGCTCCTCCCTCGCCGTCGAGCTGCCTCCGGTGGACGGGCTGCGGATCGCCACCTTCGACTCACTGCGCGGAGCGGAACCGGCCGACGACGTGCACCAGGCTCTGCCGGGGGACACCGCGGTGCTCATGCTGACGTCCGGATCGACCGGGGACTCCAAGGCGGTCCGGCTCAGCCACGCCAACCTGCTCGCATCCATGACCGGCAAGAACGGGTATCACCGGCTCTCCGCCGCCGACACCACGTTCAACTGGGTCTCCTTCGACCATGTCGCGGCACTCCTCGAATGCCACCTCCTGCCCCTGTACACCGGTTCCCGCCAGTGGCACACCGAGGCGTCGGTCATCCTCACCGAGCCACTCGAATTCCTGCGCCTGCTCTCCCGCCACCGGGTGACGATGACCTTCTCGCCCAACTTCCTCCTCGGCCAGCTCAATTCACCCGAGGCCGCGGAGCGAGCCCGGGCCGAGTCGCTCGACCTGTCCCCGCTGCGGCAACTGATCAGCGGCGGCGAGGCGGTGGTCACCACCACCGGACGGGCCTTCCTCGACCGCTTTGGCCCGTACGGCCTCGGCCCCGGCACGTTGTGGCCCGCCTTTGGCATGACCGAGACCTGCGCCGGCAGCATCTACAACCTGGGCTTTCCCGAAGACGACCGCGGCCAGGAGTTCGCCGCGGTCGGCACACCCGTCGAGGGGCTGCGCATACGCGTCGTGGACGAACACGATCGTGCACTGCCTGACGGAGAAACCGGCGAGCTCCAACTCTCCGGGCCCGTGATCACCAGCGGCTATCACAACAACGCGCAGGCCACCGCCGACGCGTTCACCGATGACGGCTGGTTCCGCACCGGTGATCTGGGCCGGATCACGGCGGGCCGCCTCACCCTGGTGGGGCGCAGCAAGGACAGCATCATCGTCAACGGCGTCAACTACTTCAGCCACGAGATAGAGAGCGTGCTGGAACAGCTCGACGGGGTGGCCGGCTCCTACGTCGCCGTCTTCCCCGTACGCCCGGAGCACAGCGACACCGAGCAACTGGTCGTCGCCTTCCACCCCGAGACCGCGGACGACGACGAAAACGCACTGCACCGGGTGCTCACCGCCGTCCGCAGCACCGTGGTGATGCAGTGGGGCTTCAGGCCAGGCCTGATCCTGCCTCTGGACAAGGCCGCCTTCCCCAGGACGAGCCTGGGCAAGATCCAACGGACGCTGATGCGGCGGCGCCTCGAAGCGGGCGCGTACGACACCACGGTGCACGCGATCGCCGAGCTCGGCACACGCATGCTCGGGGGCTACACGGCACCCGACGGTGGCACCGAGCGCGAACTCTGCGCGATGTACGCCGAGATGTTCGCCATCGCGCCGGAGTCGGTCAGCGCCACCGCCAACTTCTTCGACCTGGGCGGGACCTCGCTCGACATCCTCCGGCTGCGCAGCAAGGTGGCCCAGCGGCTCGGTGTACCTGGCCTTCAGGTCATCGACCTGCTGACCGCTCCCACCGTCCGCTCCCTCGCCGAACGACTCACTCAGCGGAGCACGCCCGGTGCCGCGCCGGCCTACGACCCCGTTGTGCCCATGCAACCGGGCGGCACCAAGACCCCGCTCTTCTGCGTACACCCCGGCGTCGGCGAGGTCCTGGTCTTCGTCAACCTCGCCAAGTACTTCGCTGGTGACCGGCCCTTCTACGCACTGCGCGCACGTGGGTTCAACGAAGGCGAGAAGCCTTTCGCCACCTTCGAAGAGATGGTCGACACCTATGTCGCCGCCATCCGCGAACGACAGCCGCACGGACCCTATGCGGTGGCCGGCTACTCCTACGGCGGCGCGGTCGCCTTCGAGATCGCCAAGGCGCTGCAGTCCCAGGGAGAGCAGGTCGACTTCGTCGGCAGCTTCAACCTGCCGCCGCACATCAAGTACCGGATGGAGGAACTCGACTTCGTCGAGACGGCGACCAACCTGGCCTTCTTCCTGGGCCTCATCGACAAGCAGCAGTCGCTCGAACTTCCCGGCCGGCTCCGCGGCCTGCCGCGCGAGAAGCAGCTGGAGCGCCTCTTGAACGCCGCCCCGCAATCGCGTCTGGCCGAACTCGATCTGGACCTGGAGAAGTTCGCCGCCTGGTCGGAGCTGGCCGACCGCCTCACCGACCTGGG